A single window of Micromonas commoda chromosome 6, complete sequence DNA harbors:
- a CDS encoding predicted protein produces the protein MSASTCVLVEMGEEDPIISVAQLMAGLIGDADGKVVKECESLLEAGKFTEVVAKIMAHGGKLFADAPEKDLEAAVLIIGGLAQRLSPADAAKCVDQLVAAALAGTDRGSLRAAILFQLYNMTTDIKARFPILKKILGYVREAKLAELVAPISHHVEDNYKSWNLDAAETRAVLSDVFTMLAETSGNSDPNSTEAKRILDLQLLFLATFSAGEKLDAKGEEVAKAVVTSFVKATDMTFRCDLLGSPAVQALEGTKSSGALKLLTTMLTGNGVAEFAAFAKSNGAVFKDLGLDEAECLGKMKLLALCALAEKSAEGEFTYAQVAEALQCGEGEVESWIVRAIGARLVEAKMDQVRGVAVVTRVNHRVFGDDQWKELKSKLASWRENLDAVANMTAPQIEA, from the coding sequence ATGAGCGCGTCTACCTGTGTGCTCGTGGAgatgggcgaggaggacccgATCATCTCTGTCGCCCAGCTGATGGCGGGCCTGATCGGCGATGCTGACGGCAAGGTAGTGAAGGAGTGCGAGTCCCTGCTCGAGGCTGGAAAGTTCACCGAGGTCGTTGCCAAGATCATGGCGCACGGCGGTAAGCTGTTCGCCGATGCCCCAGAGAAGGATCTCGAGGCTGCGGTCCTCATCATCGGTGGCCTCGCCCAGAGGCTCTCGCCCGCAGACGCCGCCAAGTGCGTCGACCAGCTCGttgccgcggcgctcgccggcaCGGATCGCGGCTCCCTTCGCGCCGCAATCCTGTTCCAGCTGTACAATATGACTACCGACATCAAGGCCCGCTTCCCCATCCTGAAGAAGATCCTCGGGTACGTGAGGGaggccaagctcgccgagctcgtcgcgccaaTCTCGCACCACGTCGAGGACAACTACAAGTCCTGGAAccttgacgccgccgagacccgcgcggtgctcaGCGATGTCTTCACCATGCTCGCCGAGACCTCCGGCAACTCTGATCCCAACTCCACCGAGGCTAAGCGCATCCTCGACCTTCAGCTCCTGTTCCTCGCTACCTTCTCGGCGGGCGAAAagctcgacgcgaagggTGAGGAGGTTGCCAAGGCGGTGGTGACCTCGTTCGTGAAGGCGACCGACATGACGTTCAGGTGCGATCTACTGGGGTCCCCTGCGGTGCAGGCGCTGGAGGGTACCAAGTCCTCCGGAGCCCTGAAGCTGCTCACGACGATGCTCACCGGGAATGGCGTTGCTGAGTTCGCCGCGTTTGCCAAGTCCAACGGGGCTGTGTTCAAGGATCTCGgcctggacgaggcggagtgCCTGGGCAAGATGAAGCTCCTGGCGCTatgcgcgctcgcggaaaAGAGCGCAGAGGGTGAGTTCACATACGCGCaggtcgccgaggctctTCAGTGTGGCGAGGGTGAGGTTGAGAGTTGGATCGTCAgggcgatcggcgcgaggcTCGTGGAGGCCAAGATGGACCAGgtgcgcggcgtggcggtggTGACCAGGGTCAACCACCGGGTGTTTGGCGACGATCAGTGGAAGGAACTCAAGTCCAAGCTCGCGAGCTGGAGGGAGAACCTTGACGCGGTGGCCAACATGACTGCCCCACAGATCGAGGCTTGA
- a CDS encoding predicted protein has protein sequence MAAAVAVEVAAPVHFENEDSSDDDNFADELEAQLFEAEARRDAIGVKRERDEKGLDEEEPSTKRVVRDAGRAEQHDGREGLTTLPLELSLQILRWLSPEDLTSCATTCRALRLAASEDSLWRRCFCSRFGHPKRPGVRSWRALYFQEDARELRLTTSSAPPDLRHLYAQMQSAKRAQPPATLTDDALLTLTDAENVMRWRAQRGLSDGSDPASAHTCSIANGCSYRRFGADIFVCERTGRAHVCDDSCRERVVDMDGMSEMCSISGRSFDRFLGDGAEGMGAGHVEGGAGEVGFTGERGWLGRAFEAGYGASSEKELYAALWGGDGSAGMRANRGVDSDDEVGSDESSDYDSE, from the coding sequence atggccgcggcggtggccgtcGAGGTGGCGGCTCCCGTGCACTTCGAGAACGAAGActcgtccgacgacgacaatttcgccgacgagctcgaggcgcagctgttcgaggctgaggcgagACGAGATGCGATTGGCGTGAAGAgggagcgcgacgagaaggggctcgacgaggaggaaccGTCCACTAAGAGGGtggtccgcgacgccggcagGGCGGAGCAGCACGACGGGAGGGAAGGACTGACGACCCTTCCTCTGGAGCTGAGCCTGCAGATCCTGCGATGGCTCTCCCCCGAGGACCTCACGAGCTGCGCCACAACGTGCAGGGCGCTgaggctcgccgcctcggaggaTTCACTATGGCGGCGGTGCTTCTGCTCCAGGTTCGGACACCCGAAGCGTCCCGGGGTGCGGAGCTGGCGCGCGCTTTATTTTCAGGAGGATGCCCGTGAGCTGAGGCTGACCACATCCTCGGCACCTCCCGACTTGAGACACCTGTACGCGCAAATGCAATCTGCGAAGAGAGCGcaaccgccggcgacgctcACCGACGATGCGCTCCTCACGctgacggacgcggagaaCGTGatgcggtggcgcgcgcagCGAGGCCTGAGCGACGGGTCGGACCCTGCGTCTGCACACACGTGTTCCATCGCGAACGGGTGCTCCTATCGCAGGTTCGGAGCGGACATTTTCGTGTGCGAGCGAACCGGCCGAGCGCACGTGTGCGACGACTCGTGCCGCGAGAGGGTTGTGGACATGGACGGGATGTCGGAGATGTGTTCCATATCCGGACGCTCTTTCGACAGGTTCCTTGGTGATGGCGCGGAGGGCATGGGCGCGGGACACGTGGAGGGTGGAGCAGGCGAGGTGGGCTTCACCGGGGAGAGGGGATGGCTCGGGAGGGCCTTCGAGGCTGGATACGGGGCATCCAGCGAAAAAGAACTGTACGCCGCCTTgtggggcggcgacggtagCGCAGGCATGAGGGCCAATCGGGGCGtggactccgacgacgaggttggATCTGACGAGTCGTCGGACTACGACTCTGAATGA
- the OFD1 gene encoding basal body protein [OFD1], oral-facial-digital syndrome 1 protein-like protein, which produces MALDATALSDRQFRRKVFEELQNAGTIDGLKGTLRSRLVGVLQRRDPSVFLGSGPGPGQQSLWQRAANSLYVEYLQHQNYGYALSVFQPECGLTNQQVMTRDELARVLCLGPTSSVVQYMPKPNEQGREQPLLLGILQALADAGGAGARREITTQTGDYGGNTSLALRLAQIDEMHERAVESERVAPLRDAEERMASFQRECEERMRHEMEEQVRRVRDHEVGQARLEEAAKHRRQLAEAREELERVHAERLRKLRAREESQLERVRAAESALERAAYDHRQRLAAEHEKLREAKEEAHREETERAMNRAREEEDLKRRESEIKSKESSWSMRYAELSAEAEERALARRRETETEAERRLEMIKTEMMALEDERAKLELDRAQHAVEIATIAQARRDAMELKKKHGQQSTATEILAQQLDDLNEQLDLARRALAKRGIALPVPKGLGGGIKMGLTYGDSLSLTEEDSVAYAQVVAAMEVAKSEADVARKELAEIRSDFNKLKKEHALMRHEKHAAVRQAEDLKVKYEFANKRTEEAVRTAQEAWVTINEQKGAWKSLLDEEKDRRVAAEAACAAYRTAMMAPGASAADLGLDSMHALLPPNLQNLPEPGDETSASTITKLRLQKFEMQQEKQRQTIAEYERQMMFEKQRQQYKETMDKAEVEAKKMEEEAALEAKYARAKLEAQEKHRAEQAAQASTEIETEYSDDDFEIDEEKFIPSDPIARGLRWGIGRLTEEEKAKLKPLTEEERAKLKRIIEEEKAELEDELPSSLQIESKAEEEPKAEEEPKADAEVEPAMAPKSPAATPKSPPKSPAKSPAASPRQSRGSSQGKKSSPGVSGSAEIEELIEEEEEFVPDELDEVPDELDVSIPYDSGSKDNSRSGDSVF; this is translated from the coding sequence atggcgctcgacgccaccgcgctgtcGGATCGCCAGTTCCGGCGTAAGGTGTTCGAGGAGCTTCAAAATGCGGGTACCATCGACGGGCTGAAAGGAACCCTTCGTtcgcgcctcgtcggcgtgctCCAGCGACGCGACCCAAGCGTGTTCCTGGGCAGCGGCCCGGGGCCCGGTCAGCAATCGCTGtggcagcgcgcggcgaacagcCTGTACGTGGAGTACCTCCAGCACCAGAACTACGGCTACGCCCTGTCCGTGTTCCAACCCGAGTGCGGCTTGACGAATCAGCAGGTGATGACcagggacgagctcgcgcgcgtgctctGCCTCGGGCCCACTTCGTCGGTGGTGCAGTACATGCCCAAACCGAATGAGCAAGGTCGGGAGCAGCCTCTTCTCCTGGGCATCCTGCaagcgctcgcggacgccgggggcgccggggcgcgtCGTGAGATCACCACACAGACGGGCGACTACGGCGGTAACACCTCCCTCGCCCTCAGGCTCGCCCAGATTGACGAGatgcacgagcgcgccgtcgaatccgaacgcgtcgcgccgctcagggacgccgaggagcgcatgGCGTCCTTCCAGCGGGAGTGCGAGGAACGCATGAGGCACGAGATGGAGGAGCAGGTGAGACGCGTAAGGGACCACGAGGTGGGCCAGGCGAGgctggaggaggctgccaagCACCGCaggcagctcgcggaggcgcgcgaggagctcgagcgcgtccacgccgagcggCTTCGGAAGCTCCGCGCGAGAGAGGAGAgccagctcgagcgcgtgagAGCCGCCGAGTCCGCCCTGGAGCGGGCGGCGTACGATCACCGCCAGAGACTCGCGGCGGAACACGAGAAGCTgagggaggcgaaggaggaggcccACCGCGAGGAGACTGAGCGCGCCATGAACCGCgccagggaggaggaggacctgAAGAGGCGCGAATCCGAGATTAAGTCCAAGGAGAGCTCCTGGTCCATGAGGTACGCGGAGCtgtcggcggaggcggaggaacgcgcctTGGCGCGCCGCAGAGAGACCGAGACCGAGGCTGAACGCCGCCTGGAGATGATAAAGACGGAGATGATGGCCCTCGAGGATGAGCGTGCCAAGCTCGAGCTTGACCGTGCGCAACACGCCGTGGAGATTGCCACCATCGCACAGGCACGCAGGGACGCCATGGAGCTGAAGAAGAAGCACGGCCAGCAGTCCACCGCGACCGAGATTCTCGCGCAGCAGCTCGATGACCTGAACGAGCagctcgacctcgcgcgcaGGGCTCTCGCGAAGCGCGGAATTGCCCTCCCGGTTCCCAAGGGTCTTGGCGGTGGCATCAAGATGGGCCTCACCTATGGGGACTCCCTCTCcctcaccgaggaggacaGCGTCGCGTACGCTCAGGTCGTGGCTGCCATGGAGGTGGCCAAGTCAGAGGCTGACGTGGCGcgcaaggagctcgcggagattCGAAGCGACTTCAACAAGCTCAAGAAGGAGCACGCCCTGATGCGCCATGAGAAGCACGCCGCTGTGCGCCAAGCGGAGGACCTCAAGGTTAAGTACGAGTTTGCCAACAAGAGGACGGAGGAAGCGGTCAGGACCGCGCAGGAAGCATGGGTCACCATCAACGAGCAAAAGGGGGCTTGGAAGTCCCTGCTTGACGAGGAAAAGGATAGGCGCGTGGCTGCGGAGGCTGCGTGCGCCGCGTACAGAACCGCGATGATGGCGCCGGGCGCAAGCGCTGCGGATCTCGGGTTGGACTCGATGCacgccctcctcccgccCAATCTGCAGAATCTTCCGGAGCCGGGCGACGAGAcatccgcctcgacgatcaCCAAGCTTCGACTTCAGAAGTTTGAGATGCAGCAGGAGAAGCAGCGCCAGACCATCGCCGAGTATGAGCGACAGATGATGTTTGAGAAGCAACGACAGCAGTACAAGGAGACCATGGACAAAGCCGAGGTTGAGGCTAAGAAGATGGAAGAGGAGGCAGCGCTCGAAGCCAAGTACGCCAGAGcgaagctcgaggcgcaaGAGAAGCACCGGGCGGAGCAGGCTGCACAGGCATCGACTGAGATCGAGACAGAGTACAGCGATGACGACTTCGAGATAGACGAGGAGAAATTTATCCCCTCTGATCCAATCGCACGAGGGCTCCGATGGGGCATCGGGAGACTTACAGAGGAGGAGAAAGCGAAACTTAAGCCTCTTACagaggaggagagggcgaaACTTAAGAGAATTAtagaggaggagaaggcggaaCTGGAGGACGAACTGCCGTCTTCGTTGCAGATTGAGAGCAAGGCGGAAGAGGAGCCCAAGGCAGAGGAAGAGCccaaggcggacgcggaggtggaaCCAGCTATGGCACCCAAATCTCCCGCAGCGACTCCCAAGTCGCCTCCAAAGTCACCGGCAAAGTCGCCCGCTGCCAGCCCTCGCCAGAGTCGCGGCAGCTCTCAGGGAAAGAAAAGCTCTCCAGGCGTTTCGGGCTCGGCCGAAATCGAAGAACTCatcgaggaagaggaggaatTCGTGCCTGATGAGCTCGATGAGGTGCCTGACGAGCTTGACGTCTCCATCCCATACGACTCGGGCTCCAAGGACAACTCCAGGTCTGGTGATTCCGTGTTCTAG
- a CDS encoding predicted protein, producing the protein MEVAAEAAAKGEPPNLDDLLVEETWRGALDGEFGKEYWSSLKKFLAKEYGSGAKVFPAPGNIFRAFNTCPMERVKVVILGQDPYHDDGQAMGLSFSVPKGWKVPSSLINIYKELGTDLGCKKPTHGDLDKWSTQGVLMLNASLTVRAHQANSHSKKGWESFTDAAIRTLAKQRKGLVFLLWGKNAQEKERLIAKDAGHLILKSPHPSGLSAHRGFYGCKHFSQANNFIEKNGGVPIDWQIV; encoded by the coding sequence atggaggtggcggcggaagCTGCGGCGAAGGGTGAGCCCCCCAACCTGGACGACCTACTTGTGGAGGAGACGTGGCGAGGGGCGCTGGATGGCGAGTTTGGCAAGGAGTACTGGTCCAGCCTGAAGAAGTTCCTCGCCAAGGAGTACGGATCAGGGGCGAAGGTGTTCCCCGCGCCGGGTAACATCTTCCGCGCGTTCAACACGTGCCCGATGGAGCGCGTCAAAGTTGTCATCCTCGGTCAGGATCCGTACCACGACGACGGTCAGGCCATGGGCCTGAGCTTCTCAGTGCCCAAGGGGTGGAAGGTTCCGTCGAGCCTGATCAACATCTATAAGGAGCTCGGCACGGACCTGGGGTGCAAGAAACCGACGCACGGCGATCTTGACAAGTGGTCGACTCAGGGGGTGCTTATGCTCAACGCCAGCCTAACCGTGCGCGCGCATCAAGCCAACTCTCACTCAAAGAAGGGCTGGGAGAGcttcaccgacgccgccatccgAACACTGGCCAAGCAGCGCAAGGGACTGGTGTTTCTGCTCTGGGGAAAGAACGcgcaggagaaggagcgTCTGATCGCCAAGGACGCCGGACATCTCATACTCAAGAGCCCGCATCCTTCGGGTCTCTCCGCACACAGGGGTTTCTACGGCTGCAAGCACTTCTCGCAGGCAAACAATTTTATCGAGAAGAACGGCGGAGTTCCCATCGACTGGCAAATCGTCTGA
- a CDS encoding predicted protein translates to MEARLSEIALVADQKARTAQYRDVLTECLAGGGNVEGLKAMVTHMMSDDVPLVISRQILQALCQEVVTTLPSEKQKETASFALEKMNPRVMSFDEQVSMLREGLAKLYEKDAEWSRAAEVLAGIDLESGTRVLSDEYKLQKCVQIAMLYLEDDDAVNAETYIKKASFLLSACKQDDTLEYQFKTCYARILDAKGKFTEAALRYYDLSQTKIGLVMGAGKQVGEADLAAALTSAITCAILAAAGPQRSRVLTTLYKDERCARLPVFSLLEKVYLERILQTDEVQVFSANLKPHQLGGEGEDGMSILSRAVIEHNLLSASKLYNNIAVTELGQLLGVDPQLAEETAAKMIGEERMEGKIDQVDGLIYFQDPKNTSLAIMQFDDQILDVCNQVNALIDMMERKGILPEDA, encoded by the exons ATGGAGGCCCGTCTGAGCGAGATCGCCCTGGTGGCGGATCAGAAGGCGAGGACCGCCCAATACCGTGATGTCCTCACCGAGTGCCTCGCCGGGGGAGGGAACGTAGAAGGTTTGAAGGCGATGGTGACGCACATGATGTCGGACGACGTTCCGCTGGTGATCTCGAGACAGATCCTCCAGGCCCTGTGTCAGGAGGTGGTGACAACCCTGCCGTCGGAGAAGCAGAAAGAGACTGCGTCGTTCGCCCTGGAGAAGATGAACCCACGGGTGATGTCCTTCGACGAGCAAGTCAGCATGCTGCGTGAGGGTCTCGCGAAGCTGTacgagaaggacgccgaATGGAGCCGCGCGGCCGAGGTGCTCGCTGGAATCGACCTAGAGAGCGGCACCAGGGTGCTCAGCGACGAGTACAAGTTGCAGAAGTGCGTGCAAATCGCCATGCTCTAcctcgaagacgacgacgcagttAACGCGGAGACTTACATAAAGAAGGCATCGTTCCTTTTGTCGGCTTGCAAG CAGGACGATACCTTGGAGTATCAGTTTAAGACGTGTTATGCACGTATCCTCGATGCCAAGGGCAAGTtcaccgaggcggcgctgcgaTACTACGATCTGTCGCAGACAAAGATTGGGCTCGTGATGGGCGCGGGCAAGCAGGTGGGAGAGGCTGACCTTGCAGCGGCCCTCACCAGTGCCATCACGTGCGCCatcttggccgccgcggggcctCAACGTAGTCGCGTGCTGACCACGCTGTATAAGGACGAGCGGTGCGCGCGTCTTCCCGTGTTTTCCCTCTTGGAGAAGGTGTACCTCGAGCGCATCCTCCAGACTGACGAGGTTCAGGTGTTCAGCGCAAACCTCAAGCCCCACCAGttgggcggcgagggggagGATGGGATGAGCATCCTCAGCCGGGCGGTGATCGAGCACAATCTGCTGAGCGCTAGCAAGCTGTACAACAACATCGCGGTCACGGAGCTGGGCCAGCTCCTTGGGGTGGACCCACAGCTGGCagaggagacggcggcgaagatgattggcgaggagcgcatGGAGGGCAAGATCGACCAGGTGGACGGGCTCATCTACTTCCAGGATCCCAAGAATACCTCTTTGGCGATAATGCAATTCGACGATCAGATCTTGGACGTGTGCAATCAGGTCAACGCGCTGATTGACATGATGGAAAGGAAAGGAATCTTGCCCGAGGATGCCTGA
- a CDS encoding predicted protein — MAFTRPEWVSHTVSVEDMTAGKNQWRNIQDIVRVTFKEFHDVLRAQGDAIKSLERAIDSKADRGELGRGLSRSQLPEVEAALRQLKHISSDIGHQLDLRATKADVHAAFKAQEELMSRELARKADAEEVERKVNEMDALLAECVERAGVSREGFAIAPRSMSFKPGTERPRLGEGGERSMEELWEEISRKADADDVDAALRSKADASSVNKALERLEISQLGLATKEEVAVKSDMKDVCALVDVKVGIDDVNHALAEVSRELELKASAEDLEAHLKSQALINRGLVGESSLGRWIWKSGQVNKGNGVPWNVQSVNTDPDNFRWERDRSYIVTVAPGLYEVNFGFFVRKKPAIQLLVNGEPVLAAVNSASYVLHHSSGRLTSVGRHPSGNITGLTLIDFLALPAKAKIAITYNGEPGGEGFLTLKKL, encoded by the coding sequence ATGGCGTTTACGAGACCCGAATGGGTCTCACACACCGTCTCCGTGGAAGACATGACGGCGGGTAAGAATCAATGGCGAAATATCCAGGACATCGTCCGCGTCACCTTCAAGGAGTTCCACGACGTGCTCCGTGCCCAGGGCGACGCAATTAAATCTCTGGAGAGGGCGATTGATTCTAAGGCCGACAGGGGCGAGCTGGGGCGCGGTCTGTCCCGGTCCCAGCTGCCGGAGGTGGAGGCCGCGTTGCGTCAGCTCAAGCACATCTCCTCGGACATCGGACACCAGCTCGACTTGAGGGCCACCAAGGCTGACGTGCACGCGGCGTTCAAGGCGCAGGAGGAACTCATGAGCAGGGAGCTGGCGCgcaaggcggacgcggaggaggtggagcggAAGGTGAACGAGAtggacgcgctcctcgccgagtgCGTCGAGAGGGCCGGTGTAAGCCGCGAAGGAttcgcgatcgcgccgcggtccaTGTCCTTTAAGCCGGGGACCGAGCGACCTAGGCTTGGCGAGGGTGGAGAGAGGAGCATGGAGGAACTGTGGGAGGAGATATCGCGAAAGGCTGACGCGGATGATGTGGATGCGGCGCTGCGGAGCAAGGCTGACGCCAGCTCGGTGAACAAGGCGCTGGAGAGGCTCGAGATATCCCAGCTCGGACTggcgacgaaggaggaggtggcggtgaAGAGCGACATGAAGGACGTCTGCGCCCTGGTGGATGTCAAGGTTGGCATTGACGACGTCAACCATGCGCTCGCAGAGGTGAGCCGCGAGCTGGAGCTCAAGGCTTCGGCGGAGGACCTGGAGGCTCACCTCAAGTCCCAGGCGTTGATAAACCGCGGTCTGGTAGGGGAGAGCAGTTTGGGCCGCTGGATCTGGAAGAGTGGGCAGGTGAACAAGGGGAACGGGGTGCCATGGAACGTGCAGAGCGTCAACACGGACCCGGACAACTTCAGGTGGGAACGGGACAGGTCGTacatcgtcaccgtcgcACCAGGCCTGTACGAGGTGAACTTCGGGTTCTTCGTGAGGAAGAAACCCGCGATCCAGCTCCTCGTGAACGGCGAAcccgtgctcgcggcggtcaatTCTGCGAGCTACGTCCTGCACCACTCGTCGGGCAGGCTGACCAGCGTCGGGCGGCACCCCTCGGGCAACATCACCGGCCTGACCCTCATCGACTTCCTCGCGCTTccggccaaggcgaagatcGCCATCACGTACAACGGCGagccgggcggcgaggggttCCTTACCCTGAAGAAGCTGTGA